In one window of Petrotoga mexicana DSM 14811 DNA:
- a CDS encoding ABC transporter permease: MVNAFVANFKKNFIEMKRYFFDTVSSFIILFIIFYLIFFGFKIASGPNFGDTIDGIIVSYFMWIMFLASFQGVSYWIIQEAERGTLEQLFMSPVKFEFQMIFHVISDFCINVLMIVPLMYLAAFTTGRTLNFDLFTLLYLIILGSISAVGVGLILGGMALIFKKISSFIQICTFAFLAILMFEVDALWFELLPMVKATGMMRRMAVTGTNFYQFPIQDHVILWITAALFLLVGIIIFRGFEKRAMVRGTLGQY, translated from the coding sequence ATGGTAAATGCTTTTGTTGCAAATTTCAAGAAAAATTTTATTGAAATGAAGAGATATTTTTTTGACACAGTTTCTTCATTCATAATACTTTTCATCATCTTCTATCTTATATTTTTTGGATTTAAGATAGCAAGTGGACCTAATTTCGGAGATACCATAGATGGAATCATTGTGAGTTATTTCATGTGGATAATGTTTTTAGCTTCGTTCCAAGGTGTTTCATACTGGATAATTCAAGAGGCAGAAAGAGGAACTTTGGAACAACTGTTTATGTCTCCAGTAAAATTTGAGTTTCAAATGATTTTTCATGTGATAAGTGATTTTTGTATAAACGTTCTAATGATAGTACCTTTAATGTATTTAGCAGCTTTTACAACAGGAAGAACTTTGAATTTCGACCTTTTTACTCTCCTCTATTTAATTATTCTTGGTTCTATTAGTGCGGTTGGTGTCGGTTTAATTCTGGGAGGAATGGCTTTGATATTTAAAAAGATTTCTTCATTCATTCAAATATGTACTTTTGCTTTCCTAGCAATTTTAATGTTTGAAGTTGATGCTCTTTGGTTTGAACTTTTGCCAATGGTAAAAGCAACAGGGATGATGAGAAGAATGGCGGTTACAGGAACAAATTTTTATCAGTTCCCTATTCAAGACCACGTTATTTTGTGGATAACTGCAGCTTTATTTCTTTTGGTAGGAATAATTATATTCAGGGGTTTTGAAAAACGTGCCATGGTTAGAGGAACTCTGGGACAATATTAA
- a CDS encoding ATP-binding cassette domain-containing protein: protein MKNINLTVGKNEKIALVGTSGSGKSTMVSFLYA from the coding sequence TTGAAAAACATAAATCTCACCGTTGGAAAAAACGAAAAGATAGCGTTGGTAGGAACGAGTGGATCCGGCAAAAGTACAATGGTGAGTTTTCTATATGCGTAA
- a CDS encoding ABC transporter transmembrane domain-containing protein — translation MNNKNTRNKIFGSYSYATFFSWQFTLLVIAMIPLYYWVLNHFNKRVLDASKKERKEYSKVMESLREKIEGINIIETR, via the coding sequence ATGAATAACAAAAATACAAGAAATAAAATATTTGGTTCATATTCATATGCAACCTTTTTTAGTTGGCAGTTTACTTTGTTGGTTATTGCTATGATACCGTTATATTACTGGGTATTAAACCATTTCAATAAAAGGGTATTAGATGCTTCAAAGAAGGAAAGAAAAGAATACAGTAAGGTCATGGAAAGTCTGAGAGAAAAGATTGAAGGGATAAATATTATAGAAACGAGATAG
- a CDS encoding type II toxin-antitoxin system HicA family toxin, with the protein MSKIPRNISGKELADLLRKYNYKILRKTGSHLRLNSEYMGYSHNITIPDHKFLKIGTLNNILRDVSEYLKITKEQLVEEIFKK; encoded by the coding sequence ATGTCTAAAATTCCAAGAAATATCTCAGGAAAAGAATTAGCAGATCTACTTCGAAAATATAATTATAAAATTTTAAGAAAGACAGGAAGCCATTTAAGATTGAATTCCGAATATATGGGGTATTCGCATAACATAACCATACCTGATCACAAATTTCTTAAAATAGGTACGTTAAATAACATATTAAGAGATGTCTCAGAATACTTAAAAATCACGAAAGAGCAGCTGGTAGAAGAAATTTTCAAAAAATAA
- a CDS encoding type II toxin-antitoxin system HicB family antitoxin, with protein MKVKEIIFIVEEDPEGGYNARALGESIFTEGSTLDELKENIKDAIKCHFDKEEDVPDIIRLHIVKEETFKYV; from the coding sequence ATGAAAGTCAAAGAAATAATATTTATAGTAGAAGAAGACCCAGAAGGTGGATATAATGCAAGGGCTTTGGGAGAATCAATCTTTACAGAAGGATCAACCTTAGATGAGCTGAAAGAAAATATTAAAGATGCTATAAAATGTCACTTTGATAAAGAAGAAGATGTTCCCGATATTATAAGATTGCATATTGTAAAAGAAGAGACATTCAAATATGTCTAA
- a CDS encoding ABC transporter ATP-binding protein — MIVEVKDLVKSFNSKPILNKINFNVNEGEIFSLIGPNGAGKTTTLRCLYGELKPNNGEIKLFSEKITPKIKTKVSVMTEDRLTFSNFKGSDYLKIWGMLYPNFNEETFSNFVLHYNFDINQKVERYSMGMKTLFYLALTISSNADLLLLDEPTQNLDPVIRSEALKILRNYANETNKTIIISSHEIYELEEISSSFAIIKEGKILYTDDMDSAKEKHRMIRKGEPIPTGEVVSNFEEEVLVKTEEEIGRFATFNEIVLGYLRSIQAFTPFEVKK; from the coding sequence ATGATAGTAGAAGTGAAAGACTTAGTTAAAAGTTTCAATTCAAAACCGATATTGAACAAGATCAATTTTAATGTAAATGAGGGTGAAATCTTTTCTCTAATAGGTCCCAATGGTGCAGGGAAAACAACAACTTTGAGATGTCTATACGGGGAGTTGAAACCAAACAACGGTGAGATAAAGCTTTTTTCTGAAAAAATAACCCCTAAGATAAAAACAAAGGTTTCAGTAATGACAGAAGATAGATTGACATTTTCTAATTTTAAAGGAAGTGATTACCTGAAAATTTGGGGTATGTTGTATCCTAACTTCAATGAGGAAACATTTTCTAATTTTGTTTTACATTACAACTTCGACATAAACCAAAAAGTGGAAAGATATTCAATGGGTATGAAAACATTGTTTTATTTGGCACTAACAATATCCAGTAACGCCGATCTTTTGCTCTTAGATGAACCAACTCAGAACCTTGATCCCGTTATAAGATCGGAGGCTTTAAAAATTTTAAGAAATTATGCAAATGAAACGAACAAGACGATAATCATATCTTCTCACGAAATATACGAACTCGAGGAAATATCGTCATCTTTTGCAATTATAAAAGAAGGTAAAATATTATATACAGATGATATGGATTCTGCTAAAGAAAAGCACAGGATGATAAGAAAAGGTGAACCTATTCCAACTGGTGAAGTTGTATCTAACTTTGAAGAAGAGGTGTTGGTAAAAACTGAAGAAGAGATTGGAAGATTTGCGACATTTAACGAAATTGTTCTTGGATATTTAAGAAGTATCCAAGCTTTCACCCCTTTTGAAGTTAAAAAATAA
- a CDS encoding GntR family transcriptional regulator: MLYEVDKHSGIPSYLQIMNQIKKEIIMGNLKEGDQLPPVRELSTVFKVNINTILKALDKLETSGYIEAQHGIGFFVSKNIDLKKGIVDEIRNCVEKLKKEDIDLETIKLILEEVWKDGQFSE, from the coding sequence ATGCTGTATGAAGTAGATAAACACAGTGGGATACCATCTTATTTACAAATAATGAACCAAATAAAAAAGGAAATAATTATGGGAAATCTAAAAGAAGGTGATCAATTACCACCTGTTAGGGAGTTGAGTACAGTTTTCAAAGTCAACATCAACACGATTTTAAAAGCTTTAGACAAGTTAGAAACATCAGGATACATAGAAGCCCAACATGGAATAGGTTTTTTTGTTTCAAAGAATATAGATTTAAAAAAAGGCATTGTTGATGAGATTAGAAATTGTGTAGAAAAATTAAAAAAGGAAGACATAGACTTAGAAACTATAAAATTAATTTTGGAGGAGGTTTGGAAAGATGGTCAATTTTCTGAATAA